From Cygnus atratus isolate AKBS03 ecotype Queensland, Australia chromosome 1, CAtr_DNAZoo_HiC_assembly, whole genome shotgun sequence, the proteins below share one genomic window:
- the LOC118245720 gene encoding organic solute transporter subunit alpha-like, which yields MEGEGNATLPPPCGASEPPFAWELLGSLDLAGRFLFAILTLMTLIADLVFIEEVIYIYRKIPSSKRSILIWINAAAPVIATTSCIGMWIPRSTMFTDFTAAVFFAIVIHKFLMMMIKECGGQKLFLRRFENGRFKISTGPCCCCCLCLPGVRITRQTLFWLKLGTFQFAFFRPVFMFLSIVLWTNGNYSLSNLSPEGAAIWISCFVAVLTIIALWPVGIMFQQVRVLLNCKKIIPKFALYQFVLILNHLQAAIINILAMQRIIPCAPPLSSSARGAYITHQLLIMEMFLITLMSRVVYRRRYDELEPPECACEEDGDSKQTPKIILNGAVSEDGLPGF from the exons ATGGAGGGCGAGGGGAACGCGACCCTCCCCCCGCCCTGCGGCGCCAGCGAGCCGCCCTTcgcctgggagctgctgggca GCCTTGACCTAGCTGGTAGATTTCTCTTTGCAATCTTGACTCTGATGACGCTAATTGCTGATCTGGTATTTATAGAGGAAGTGATCTACATCTACAGGAAAATCCCCTCCTCCAAAAGATCAATCTTAATTTGGATAAATGCTGCAGCTCCA GTGATTGCTACTACCTCATGCATTGGCATGTGGATTCCTCGCTCAACAATGTTTACAgatttcacagcagcagt ATTTTTTGCCATAGTTATCCACAAGTTcctgatgatgatgattaaaGAGTGCGGGGGCCAAAAGCTGTTCCTCAGGCGGTTTGAAAATGGTCGCTTCAAGATCAGCAcggggccctgctgctgctgctgcctttgcctccCCGGCGTGCGCATCACTAG GCAAACCCTCTTTTGGCTGAAGCTGGGCACCTTCCAGTTTGCTTTCTTTCGACCCGTGTTCATGTTTCTGTCAATAGTGCTTTGGACCAATGGCAATTACAGCCTTTCTAAT ttgtCTCCTGAAGGAGCTGCGATATGGATTAGCTGCTTCGTTGCTGTCCTTACCATTATTGCTCTGTGGCCAGTTGGAATCATGTTTCAACAAGTCAGGGTTCTCCTTAACTGTAAGAAGATCATCCCTAAATTTGCTCTTTATCAG TTTGTCCTGATTCTGAACCACCTGCAAGCAGCTATTATCAACATCTTGGCCATGCAAAGAATTATCCCCTGTGCTCCGCCACTCTCCTCCTCAGCAAGAGGAGCAT atataaCCCACCAGCTCCTCATCATGGAAATGTTTCTAATAACCCTAATGTCAAGGGTGGTCTATCGGAGAAGATACGACGAACTAGAGCCTCCAGAGTGTGCCTGTGAAGAAGATGGGGACAGCAAGCAGACTCCTAAGATTATCCTGAATGGTGCAGTTAGTGAAGATGGATTGCCAGGCTTTTAG